In a single window of the Candidatus Rokuibacteriota bacterium genome:
- a CDS encoding Rrf2 family transcriptional regulator has protein sequence MLRFTKKADYGLMAIHYIAAKADEEAVSAKRIAEEFNIPPELLAKILQRLAKKKLIVSHNGPKGGYLLGRAQDQITVGQVVRALEGPLEIVSCMTADDCPQYVRCNLRRPVEKIQASISHLLDTMTLAELGADPVAPLPTLSATR, from the coding sequence ATGCTTCGCTTCACCAAGAAGGCTGATTACGGGCTGATGGCCATCCACTACATCGCCGCCAAGGCCGATGAGGAGGCGGTCAGCGCCAAGCGCATCGCCGAGGAGTTCAACATCCCGCCCGAGCTGCTCGCGAAGATCCTCCAGCGCCTGGCGAAGAAGAAGCTCATCGTCAGCCACAACGGTCCCAAGGGGGGGTACCTGCTGGGCCGGGCCCAGGACCAGATCACGGTGGGGCAGGTGGTTCGGGCCCTCGAAGGGCCTCTCGAGATCGTCAGCTGCATGACGGCGGATGACTGCCCGCAGTATGTTCGCTGCAACTTGCGCCGCCCGGTGGAGAAGATCCAGGCGAGCATCAGCCACCTGCTGGACACGATGACGCTGGCCGAGCTCGGCGCCGACCCGGTGGCACCGCTGCCCACGCTGAGCGCGACGAGATAG
- a CDS encoding IscS subfamily cysteine desulfurase, with translation MAPKLPIFMDSQSTTQVDPRVLDAMLPYFTEKFGHPASRNHPFGWEAETGLDRAREQVARLVGARDPKELVFTSGGTESINLALKGVAEMYREKGNHIVTTTIEQRAGLDVCKRLERQGFAVTYVKVGTDGLVDVEAVRSALTPKTILISVMFANNEIGTIQPIAEIGRLAKEAGIVFHTDATQAVGKIPVDVEAMGIDLLSCTSHLIYGPKGIGALYVRRKNPRVRISPMIDGGGHERGMRSGTVPVPLAVGFGRAAELCRELMPEESRRLAALRDRLQDQVLSQVDEAYLNGHPEKRLPHNLNISFAYVEGESMLMGLNKEAALSSGSACTSATLEPSYVISALGVDAELAHSSIRFGLHRFTTEEEVEFVARRTVEVIHRLREMSPLYEMAREGVNLKSMHWKAE, from the coding sequence ATGGCGCCGAAGCTTCCGATCTTCATGGACAGCCAGTCCACGACGCAGGTGGATCCCCGCGTCCTCGATGCCATGCTCCCGTACTTCACCGAGAAGTTCGGGCACCCGGCCAGCCGCAACCACCCCTTCGGCTGGGAGGCGGAGACCGGGCTGGACAGGGCCCGGGAGCAGGTGGCGCGGCTCGTCGGGGCGCGCGACCCGAAGGAGCTCGTCTTCACCTCGGGCGGGACCGAGTCCATCAACCTGGCGCTCAAGGGCGTGGCCGAGATGTACCGGGAGAAGGGCAATCACATCGTCACCACCACCATCGAGCAGCGCGCCGGGCTGGACGTGTGCAAGCGCCTCGAGCGGCAGGGGTTCGCGGTGACCTACGTCAAGGTGGGGACCGACGGCCTCGTGGACGTGGAGGCGGTCCGGAGCGCGCTCACCCCGAAGACGATCCTGATCTCGGTGATGTTCGCCAACAACGAGATCGGCACGATCCAGCCCATCGCCGAGATCGGCCGCCTGGCGAAGGAGGCGGGCATCGTCTTCCACACGGATGCCACCCAGGCCGTGGGAAAGATCCCCGTGGACGTGGAGGCGATGGGGATCGACCTCCTCTCCTGCACGTCGCACCTGATCTACGGCCCCAAGGGGATCGGGGCGCTCTATGTCCGGCGCAAGAACCCCAGGGTGCGGATCTCGCCGATGATCGATGGGGGCGGGCACGAGCGCGGCATGCGGTCGGGCACGGTCCCGGTGCCGCTGGCCGTGGGCTTCGGCCGGGCGGCGGAGCTGTGCCGGGAGCTCATGCCGGAGGAGAGCCGGCGACTCGCCGCGCTCCGGGATCGGCTCCAGGACCAGGTCCTGTCCCAGGTGGACGAGGCCTACCTCAACGGCCACCCCGAGAAGCGACTGCCGCACAACCTGAACATCTCCTTCGCCTACGTGGAGGGGGAGTCGATGCTGATGGGGCTCAACAAGGAAGCGGCCCTCTCCTCCGGCTCGGCCTGCACCTCGGCGACGCTGGAGCCTTCCTACGTCATCTCCGCTCTCGGGGTGGACGCCGAGCTGGCCCACTCCTCGATCCGCTTCGGCCTGCACCGGTTCACGACCGAGGAGGAGGTGGAGTTCGTGGCGCGGCGCACCGTCGAGGTGATCCACCGGCTCCGGGAGATGTCGCCGCTCTACGAGATGGCCAGGGAAGGGGTCAACCTGAAGTCCATGCACTGGAAGGCGGAGTAG
- the iscU gene encoding Fe-S cluster assembly scaffold IscU — protein sequence MPYSDKVIDHYSNPRNVGSFSKDTPGVGTGLVGAPECGDVMKLQIKVNVQTGVIEDAKFKTFGCGSAIASSSLATEWLKGRTVDEAASIKNTDIVNELKLPPVKIHCSVLAEDAIKAALQDYKEKWTAAVAEARAGAS from the coding sequence ATGCCATACAGCGACAAGGTCATCGACCACTACAGCAATCCCCGGAATGTCGGGTCCTTCTCCAAGGACACCCCCGGGGTGGGGACGGGGCTCGTCGGGGCACCGGAGTGCGGCGACGTCATGAAGCTCCAGATCAAGGTGAACGTGCAGACGGGGGTCATCGAGGACGCGAAATTCAAGACCTTCGGGTGCGGCAGCGCCATCGCCTCCTCCAGCCTGGCCACCGAGTGGCTGAAGGGGCGCACGGTGGACGAGGCCGCGAGCATCAAGAACACGGACATCGTCAACGAGCTCAAGCTGCCGCCCGTGAAGATCCACTGCTCGGTCCTGGCCGAGGACGCCATCAAGGCGGCGCTCCAGGACTACAAGGAGAAGTGGACGGCGGCGGTGGCCGAGGCCCGGGCCGGCGCCTCCTGA
- the hscB gene encoding Fe-S protein assembly co-chaperone HscB: MNDYFAVFGLPRKLRLDPEELRRRFYELSRVHHPDFHQGASEEAQARALSASALVNRAYRALRDPLGRVEYLVALEEGREGDEARPRAPMDLLEEMLEVQEALQEARAAGLDEASRQRLDAERQRLIARRASEEEAIAARAPAWDAAVDGQGDRRGLLDWFKQRLAARAYLGTVIEDLSDALGEEEEGHVSHRRH, encoded by the coding sequence ATGAACGACTACTTCGCGGTGTTCGGGCTGCCGAGGAAGCTCCGGCTGGACCCGGAGGAGCTCCGGCGCCGCTTCTACGAGCTCTCGCGTGTCCACCATCCGGACTTCCACCAGGGGGCGTCCGAAGAGGCCCAGGCCCGGGCGCTGTCGGCCTCCGCGCTCGTCAATCGGGCGTATCGGGCGCTCCGAGACCCGCTGGGCCGGGTCGAGTACCTCGTCGCCCTGGAGGAAGGCCGGGAGGGCGACGAGGCGAGGCCGCGGGCGCCCATGGATCTCCTCGAGGAGATGCTGGAGGTGCAGGAAGCGCTCCAGGAGGCCCGGGCCGCGGGGCTCGACGAGGCCTCCCGCCAGCGGCTCGACGCGGAGCGCCAGCGGCTCATCGCACGCCGGGCCAGCGAGGAGGAGGCCATCGCCGCCCGGGCCCCGGCGTGGGACGCGGCGGTGGATGGGCAGGGAGACCGCCGGGGGCTCCTCGACTGGTTCAAGCAGCGGCTCGCCGCCCGGGCCTACCTGGGCACGGTGATCGAGGACTTGAGTGACGCCCTGGGAGAAGAAGAGGAGGGGCATGTCTCGCATCGTCGGCATTGA
- a CDS encoding glutaredoxin family protein, giving the protein MAFRDVNVMEDAEARLDLVRLTGQMAVPVILVGDEVVRGFDKPRLRALLGI; this is encoded by the coding sequence GTGGCCTTCCGCGACGTCAACGTGATGGAGGACGCCGAGGCCAGGCTGGACCTGGTCCGGCTCACCGGTCAGATGGCGGTGCCCGTGATCTTGGTGGGCGACGAGGTGGTGCGTGGCTTCGACAAGCCCCGGCTCCGGGCCCTCCTCGGAATCTAG
- a CDS encoding 2Fe-2S iron-sulfur cluster binding domain-containing protein — translation MATHKVTFLPLHVTVEVDDEKYPLADHGRPGSLLDIALASSVPLEHNCGGACACTTCHVIVREGEGNLSPMEADEEDRLDTAEGLTLRSRLGCQAIVRGDVVVEIPPSGARGRAAAGGEASGYGDPPERSEGASVSEL, via the coding sequence ATGGCGACGCACAAGGTGACCTTCCTTCCGCTGCACGTCACCGTCGAGGTGGACGACGAGAAGTACCCGCTGGCCGACCACGGCCGCCCGGGCTCGCTGCTCGACATCGCGCTGGCGAGCAGCGTTCCCCTGGAGCACAATTGCGGCGGCGCCTGCGCCTGCACCACCTGCCACGTCATCGTCCGTGAGGGAGAGGGCAACCTGTCGCCGATGGAGGCGGACGAGGAGGACAGGCTCGACACGGCGGAGGGTCTGACGCTGCGCTCGCGCCTCGGCTGCCAGGCCATCGTCCGCGGCGACGTGGTGGTGGAGATCCCCCCGAGCGGAGCGAGGGGGCGAGCCGCAGCCGGAGGCGAGGCGAGCGGATATGGAGATCCCCCCGAGCGGAGCGAGGGGGCGAGCGTGAGCG
- a CDS encoding iron-sulfur cluster assembly accessory protein, producing the protein MALALTEKAAKQVKQLMQAQQLENVYLRVGVKGGGCSGLSYSLEFDSEVGPHDKKFDIDGVQVVCDAKSYLYLNGTTLDYVTEGLTGGFTFVNPNAKSSCGCGTSFSA; encoded by the coding sequence ATGGCACTGGCACTGACCGAGAAGGCGGCGAAGCAGGTGAAGCAGCTCATGCAGGCGCAGCAGCTGGAGAACGTCTACCTGCGGGTCGGGGTCAAGGGCGGAGGCTGCTCGGGGCTCTCGTATTCGCTGGAGTTCGACTCCGAGGTGGGCCCCCACGACAAGAAGTTCGACATCGACGGGGTCCAGGTGGTCTGCGACGCCAAGAGCTATCTCTACCTGAACGGGACGACGCTGGACTACGTCACCGAGGGGCTGACGGGAGGCTTCACCTTCGTCAACCCCAATGCCAAGTCGAGCTGCGGCTGCGGGACGTCGTTCTCGGCTTAG
- the dnaK gene encoding molecular chaperone DnaK: protein MSRIVGIDLGTTNSLVAHVEDGVPRVIRDPEGRALLPSIVAYTPDGVLVGEPARRQLVRNPARTIYSVKRFMGRGYEDIQDELCHCPFEFLASADVLRIKVGDGAVTPPEVSAHVLRALRQRAEAFFGEPVEQAVITVPAYFNDSQRQATKDAGRIAGLDVLRIVNEPTAASLAYGLQKLAQGTIAGYDLGGGTFDISILSVKDGIFEVLATHGNTQLGGDDFDRVLVEWLLADIRETHAVDLSKDPEARQELRLGAEAAKCRLSFDDRTLLTLPFERFTYHRELTRVEVEGLIGPLVEATLGPCRIALKDAGLTPDRIDEVVLVGGSTRVPLVRRRVHELFGRVPHSHLNPDEVVALGAAVQAQILAGGITDMLLLDVTPLSLGIETLGGVVSVLIPRNTTIPTMAKELFTTSVDGQGTVDLHVLQGERELARDNRSLARFELSGVDPMPAGMPKIEVTFLIDANGILQVHAREARTGKEAAIEVRPTYGLTEAEVARMVEESFEHAEEDVTARLLIEARTEADTVMTHVERAMAQGAGLVSAGELAGIRAALQALREARSGQDRDLIRERTITLNRATARLAEVMMGAALRGALSSRRADEILGSK from the coding sequence ATGTCTCGCATCGTCGGCATTGACCTGGGAACGACCAATAGCCTCGTCGCCCATGTCGAGGACGGTGTCCCCAGAGTGATCCGCGACCCGGAAGGCCGGGCCCTCCTGCCCTCCATCGTCGCGTATACCCCCGACGGCGTCCTCGTGGGCGAGCCCGCTCGCCGCCAGCTCGTCCGGAACCCCGCCCGGACCATCTACTCCGTCAAGCGCTTCATGGGCCGGGGGTACGAGGACATCCAGGATGAGCTCTGTCACTGCCCCTTCGAGTTCCTGGCCAGCGCCGACGTGCTGAGGATCAAGGTCGGCGACGGCGCCGTGACGCCTCCCGAGGTGTCGGCCCATGTCCTGCGGGCGCTCAGGCAGCGCGCCGAGGCCTTCTTCGGGGAGCCCGTGGAGCAGGCGGTGATCACCGTCCCCGCCTACTTCAACGACAGCCAGCGCCAGGCCACCAAGGATGCCGGCCGCATCGCCGGCCTCGATGTCCTCCGGATCGTGAACGAGCCGACGGCCGCCTCCCTGGCCTACGGGCTCCAGAAGCTCGCCCAGGGGACCATCGCGGGCTACGACCTGGGCGGAGGCACCTTCGACATCTCCATCCTGAGCGTGAAGGACGGCATCTTCGAGGTGCTGGCCACCCACGGCAACACCCAGCTGGGCGGCGACGACTTCGACCGCGTGCTGGTGGAGTGGCTCCTGGCCGACATTCGGGAGACCCACGCGGTGGACCTGTCGAAGGACCCCGAGGCGCGCCAGGAGCTCCGGCTCGGGGCCGAGGCGGCCAAGTGCCGCCTCTCCTTCGACGACCGGACGCTGCTCACGCTCCCCTTCGAGAGATTCACCTATCACCGCGAGCTCACGCGGGTGGAGGTCGAGGGGCTGATCGGGCCGCTGGTGGAGGCGACCCTCGGGCCCTGCCGGATCGCGCTCAAGGACGCCGGCCTCACGCCCGATCGGATCGACGAGGTGGTGCTGGTGGGCGGCTCGACGCGGGTGCCGCTCGTGCGGCGCCGCGTGCATGAGCTCTTCGGCCGGGTGCCGCACAGCCACCTCAACCCCGACGAGGTGGTGGCGCTGGGGGCGGCCGTCCAGGCGCAGATCCTGGCCGGCGGGATCACCGACATGCTGTTGCTGGACGTGACGCCGCTGTCCCTGGGGATCGAGACCCTCGGCGGTGTCGTCAGCGTGCTCATCCCGCGCAACACCACCATCCCCACGATGGCCAAGGAGCTCTTCACCACCTCGGTGGACGGGCAGGGGACCGTGGACCTGCACGTGCTGCAGGGGGAGCGCGAGCTGGCGCGCGACAACCGCTCACTGGCGCGCTTCGAGCTGTCGGGTGTCGATCCCATGCCGGCGGGCATGCCGAAGATCGAGGTGACCTTCCTCATCGACGCCAACGGCATCCTGCAGGTCCACGCCCGGGAGGCGAGGACAGGCAAGGAAGCCGCCATCGAGGTCCGGCCGACCTACGGCCTCACGGAGGCCGAGGTGGCGCGCATGGTCGAGGAGTCCTTCGAGCACGCCGAGGAGGACGTCACCGCCCGCCTGCTCATCGAGGCCCGGACCGAGGCCGACACGGTGATGACCCATGTCGAGCGGGCAATGGCTCAGGGCGCGGGGCTCGTGAGCGCCGGGGAGCTGGCTGGGATCCGGGCGGCGCTGCAGGCCCTCCGGGAGGCCCGGAGCGGCCAGGACCGCGACCTGATCCGCGAGCGCACCATCACGCTCAACAGGGCGACCGCGCGGCTGGCCGAGGTTATGATGGGCGCGGCCCTCAGGGGGGCGCTCAGCTCCAGGCGGGCCGACGAGATCCTGGGATCGAAGTGA
- a CDS encoding tetratricopeptide repeat protein, whose product MRAHERHSSRGILPAVIAALLLAQAPSALARPRAVLVLPFAPVDLGREEQWLGESVAQALSLSLVTLPALVQIERPRLRQLPQPEAWDEQAALQAARALRSDITLYGEVRRVAGELSLQPRYLELKGERVERVALEAQPVPEGALLERLRGLPAAYARALKVPVTEAEAARLQKRAAPTASPRAWEAFVRAQIAAARGVPDGNEAAAELLARALEVDAQFVVAQYSLGLVHQALGNRWKAAAQFRASTQQDPTFPEPFKSLGDHFLTAPRRLFEQAVEAYGKALELRPFYAEAHVGLGDARASKGDVNGAVSAYQKALLHNPFNAKVHVSLGRIYYAEKGLYYESVNAYKKAIELDGRHLEARMGLAEVYEDKGLYQDAIGEYRKIVEQDPRHTGALYNLALVYEKVDAREAVTLWERYIQLAGSQPSEKDWVDVARLHLRKLRNQREKGN is encoded by the coding sequence ATGCGAGCCCACGAGAGGCACTCTAGCCGGGGGATCCTTCCGGCGGTCATTGCGGCCCTGCTGCTGGCGCAGGCGCCTTCCGCGCTGGCCAGGCCGCGCGCCGTCCTCGTGCTGCCCTTCGCCCCGGTGGACCTGGGGCGGGAGGAGCAGTGGCTGGGGGAGAGCGTGGCGCAGGCCCTCAGCCTGTCGCTTGTCACCCTCCCGGCTCTGGTCCAGATCGAGCGGCCCCGGCTCCGTCAGCTCCCGCAGCCCGAGGCGTGGGACGAGCAGGCGGCACTCCAGGCGGCGCGCGCCCTGCGCTCCGACATCACCCTCTACGGCGAGGTCCGCCGCGTCGCCGGCGAACTTTCCCTGCAGCCGCGCTACCTCGAGCTCAAGGGGGAGCGCGTCGAGCGCGTGGCGCTGGAGGCGCAGCCGGTGCCGGAAGGGGCCCTCCTCGAGCGGCTCCGCGGCCTGCCGGCCGCCTACGCGCGCGCCCTCAAGGTCCCGGTGACGGAGGCCGAGGCCGCGCGGCTGCAAAAGCGCGCTGCCCCCACCGCGTCACCCCGCGCGTGGGAGGCATTCGTCCGGGCGCAGATCGCCGCTGCCCGCGGGGTCCCGGACGGCAACGAGGCGGCCGCGGAGCTGCTGGCCCGCGCCCTCGAGGTCGACGCCCAGTTCGTCGTCGCGCAGTACTCCCTGGGGCTCGTCCACCAGGCTCTCGGCAACCGATGGAAGGCCGCCGCCCAGTTCCGGGCCTCCACCCAGCAGGACCCCACCTTCCCCGAGCCCTTCAAGTCGCTGGGCGACCACTTCCTGACGGCCCCGCGGCGCCTCTTCGAACAGGCGGTGGAGGCCTACGGCAAGGCGCTCGAGCTACGCCCCTTCTATGCCGAGGCCCACGTGGGGCTCGGGGATGCGCGCGCCTCGAAGGGGGACGTGAACGGCGCGGTGAGCGCCTACCAGAAGGCGCTCCTGCACAACCCGTTCAACGCCAAGGTGCACGTCAGCCTGGGCAGGATCTATTACGCCGAGAAGGGGCTCTACTACGAGTCGGTGAATGCCTACAAGAAGGCCATCGAGCTGGACGGGCGCCATCTCGAGGCGCGGATGGGGCTGGCCGAGGTGTACGAGGACAAGGGTCTCTACCAGGACGCCATCGGCGAGTACCGAAAGATTGTCGAGCAGGATCCCCGTCACACGGGCGCCCTCTACAACCTGGCGCTGGTCTACGAGAAGGTGGATGCCCGCGAGGCGGTCACCCTGTGGGAGCGCTACATCCAGCTGGCCGGGTCACAGCCCTCCGAAAAGGACTGGGTGGACGTGGCGCGGCTGCACCTGCGCAAGCTCCGGAACCAGCGCGAGAAGGGCAACTGA